TTTTCTGCAAGCTTTTTACTCAAGTGGCTTTCAGCttccctttttttaatttataggcACAAGAGGTCAAATGTTGATTGTTGTGAAATTACTGAATGAATCTATTTTACTCTTACTTCGATCTCAGAAGAATGCAACAACCATCAAAATAGGCAAGAAACTTTTTCTAGGAATTGCTACTTTTGCTAATCCTCGTTATGTGTAATTGAATATACTTTACACACTAGTAATTAAAGGACTAATTAGTTTTCATGTGTTCCTAGCTTTAAGAAACTCTGATGTTGAACAGTACCATCCTTAAATTACATCAAACATTTTGATAGGCTAAAGATGGTTCTCATGCATCACCAAATTGgcttaatgttttttttttcccaaaCATATTTTGCGTGTTTTATGAGCATTCCAGCTTCTTGTTTCTCTAATTTGTATTTTAGATCAAGTTTGAATCTATTCTTTTGAATCGTTTTAgaatttcacattttatattGTCTATCATGTTTTTACCagttacataattatgtattttgacACTCCATGAGTACTCTTTAGACCTCATTTAGGGACCCACTCAACAATGAGATGGaatgtaaaatattattttgtgacCTTTTTTTCTCATGTATTTCTCAATAAAAACAATAGTTATAGGCTTATAGCGATGATAGTTTGATATACCACACTAAGTTTGAGGATTTCAATGAAAAAACAAACACACTCAGCATCAATGAATACATGACATTTGTCGTTCACATACAACTCTATTGCTAACCAtgatcaataatatatatatgattaccTTAATCTATTAATACTAATTTGGCTTGGTGTAAATATCAGAGCCACTCATTAACCATAATAGAATCATGCACAAAGTTTTCTTCCATGATATGAGTTAAGACTATTCATGCTATAATGTAAGATACAGCGGAAGTTGGGATGCAACTTCTTCAAACTAATTAATTGGTTTATGTCCTTTGGAAAATTGTCGTGACGTGTAGCATATTCTACTTTTGCTTTATGTTACAATCATTGTCGTTGTGATAGTACTACATTTTATAATTAAACTACCACTAGTTTACTCCTTTCTCCtttcaaaaattgaatatttCAATTGATTCTACCTTATAGTCAAGAAACACCATAAGTGTGTTTTAATATTAGGATATCAAGAAGTATAATAAGTATATAAAGAAATATTACTCTTCACTATATCTTCTTATAATAAAGCTAGTGCCtgcatatttaaaattaaatatcatgGAATCATCCTCTTACTCCCACCAACCCTCCCCAAATTATCAAATTCATGTCTATATAGTACACTAGGCATCAATTTAATAGTGTAGGACTTGTTCAACTTGCAGAAGAAAAAAAGTCTTCAAGAATGGAAGATGATTAAACTAAAGCTGAGTTAGAAACCTCTCAGAAGTTTAACCGATTACGActactctctcttttctttttcttttttattgggAGGGAGGAGGAAACAGGGGGTGTGGGGGCAAGAGAATTACAAAgtagaaataaaattatgtcCAACAAATCGAAAGTTTAGATAGTTAATCAACTAAACTACTCTTACTTACGAGTAGTCATGTGTACCCTTAGTCCCATATGACtaaaatttctttaattttgtttcaTGTCAAACTGTGTCACGTAAACTGAAACTAAGGGAGTATTAGTTATACTAGTAGACTTGAGAGTcaagaaaaatcaaaaagtaAACCACCATTCCCTTCTTCTCCTTCAATTTCTGGgcattttcttcttgtcctttaCATCTACTTTCCTCATTCCTTTCTCATTTGCCAACCTTTTTTGTTGCCTCATTTGTCAAACTTGTATTTTAACTTCTTGTGCAATATCTTCTACTGTTATGCTTATTTATATTAGATGTTAGCTAGGCCTTCAGGGATATCTCAAATTCTCCAAAGGCCAAGATGAGTTCCATGTGAGTGgcaatttttattcttttatagcATATACTACAAAAAgttcaaatcttttttttttttattgttcaagATTGTATTGTTTTACATGacccaatttttcatttttttgtttcacaGGTTTAGTAGTGGCCAAGAATTGGCAAATTTGTTGGTGAGCTCAGATCTACTTCATCATTCTTGGTTTACAATCTCTGACCTTAGGAATCATCCTTATTTGAATAATCCAATTTTGGTTAAAGTTTACCCATATCATTCAAATGGTGCTATTGTTGCTTTTGTATCCTCTCCTACTTGTACTCTTCCGAAAGAAATGGTCTCTTCAGAAGATCTGGAAGGTTCTCAATCTCCTTTTGAGTTCATTTCTACCAAACGCAACCCTCATTTCTCAGTTAACAAAGCAGCAATAACCCTTTTTGCTTCATTACTGAATGAGCTCTCTGCCCTCAAAGAACAGGTactataatattcttttatttctctGCAAAATTTGTGATTTCTCTTGAGCCTTCCTTACTTGTGCTAGATATTACTtcttctgttttaatttatttgtctgctTTTGACTTGGTACAAAACTTAAAAATGCAaagtaacttttaaattttgtggtcttaaactaaagttCTGTAGAATGTACTGAAATGCTATTTCATGTTGTAGTCGTAGACATAGTAGGTAGAGAGCTAGAATCAAAGAGTTGCCAAAAAAATTAATGACTGACTGCATTCATTAAATCTATAAATCTAGAATCTTTTATAGATTTTATGGTGTTACATACTTTTGGCTGCAGGAACCTTGTTGTTCATATATTCATGTTGATATTTTGTTCATTCTGATTGACTGCAGTTGGGCAATGTCAGTCCTCTAATAATCACTGGAGTGTCTTTGGGAGGTTCTGTGGCATCTCTATTCACTCTCTGGCTACTTAAGGACAATAATGAGCGTCCCACTTGCATCACTTTCGGTTCACCTCTTCTTGGTGATAGTGGCCTGCAACAAGCCATATCAGAACGTCCATCATGGAATTCAAGCTTCTTGCACATAGTCTCGAACCATGATCCAATCCCAAGATCTTTAATTTCACCTACTAATGTCTTTGCTGGTTCTATTCCTCAATCTTGTATTTACAATCCATTCGGTATGTTTCTGCTGTGCTCAGATTCAGACTGCTCCTGTTTTGAGGAACCTGAATCAGTTTTGGATATTATGATGGAAATGAACTTAAATAGCCAACACCAGGACAATCCTTTCTTGGCTTTCGACTATGAGCAGGTTTTGGAACGCCTCAAGCGTAGAGTAATCTTTAAGGGAGCTTCTCAGCTGTTTAGCGTGGATCAACTTCAAGCAGGTATTGATCTACAGCTAGAAGCAATCGGAATTGGTGGACAGGTAAAACAAACTCTTACTCCTTAAATGAAAGCATGTATAGTTTCCCTTTCTTTAGCTAAAGTTCGAATGAATATGAAATCAATAGAAATAACATTCATAAAACTTGTTTCTAAACCTGTATTTCTAACTTCTATAATGCATATATTTGTCGTGGCAGCAGACAAGTAACATGAACCCTCTAAGGACTAAAGTGAAGAAAAGAGTGGAAGAATCTTTTGCAAAGAAGAGGAATGCCTTTGATCCTGGCAAGAAGctaaacaaaatgaaagaatCTATGGCATGGCTAGAGTGGTACAAGAAAGTAACCCTGAAAGAAGGAGGCTACTATGATAGTTTTAAACGCAGTGAGAATCGAGGCAGGGATGCTGTCAAAAGCAGACAAGAAATTGTCAAGCACCAAAGAGTCCTCACTAAGTACTGGGAAAAAATGGTTGCAGAAGTAGAGAATATGCCACAAAGAGAGGAGACAACTTTTCGTACTCGTTGGCTGTATGCAGGGACAAACTATAGAAGGATGGTCGAACCACTCGACATAGCTGAATACTATATGAAATCAGGGAACATAGACTATGTAAAACTTGGAAGATCCGAGCACTATAAAAAGTTGGAGGAATGGAGGAAAGAAGATAACCCGTCTGGAAGTGGTAACTATAGAAGGAATTCCGTTAGCCTCACTGAAGATTCTTGCTTTTGGGCGTATGTGGAGGAAGCTATTATAAATTCCAAAAGACTGAGAGAAGGCAGTCTAGAAGAGAAGGAAAATGCAACGGAGCATTTGGTTAATTTTGGGGAATATGTAATGAAAATGATATGGAGCTATTCAGTATCCTCTGAGATTTTCCAGCCTCAGAGTAGCTTCAGGAATTGGTGGCAAGAATATAGGCAAGATATTCTAAGCTGTTTGAGTAATTTGCCTTTGGCCATTTACATGGAAAATAGAGAATATGAAAGTTATGCTTAGAATGGTAGTTAGTGTTAACTACTCCAGTCTCCGTCAGCGGTAGTGGTCGGCCTTATAAAGCTCTAAGCCTCGCTTTCCCTCTCCCCTTTACTTACTAAGTGGAAAATAGTCGTTGGCATTCTAAAGCGACTCTACTCTAGTGCATAACTTAATaagatatatatgtaaaaatgtattgtattaCCATTTACCAAATAGGTCTGTGCACACTCCCTGTAACATTCCTGTTTAGTTAATGAAGTTTTATCTTTAGtacccaaaaaaagaagaaaattttatGGATTTTACTTTTCGTTCGTAATATCTTAAGAAGCTTGAATatcaattttcaaattgtttggaGACTATTTGAGGTGGATTTGAGctgattttcaaattaaaaactTGAGGTTGAAAATGACTCCATCTATGtatatccccccccccccctttgtTGTCCTATATATCATGTATATCATACACATATACCCATGAAAATATGGGTATGCTCAGTGATATACACAATATATACATGTGATATATTTTATCAAGAGACTATAGAACTGAAATTTAACGCCAAACTAGTCCACCTCACCTACAATCATCCTCTTCATCTAGAGGGGTCAACCGTTAATCAGAGGCGGAGTTAGAATATCAGTAAATAAACTTAAAAGCTTAAAATCCAACACACCATTCTCTATCCCCATTGAACAAGTAACTCGTTATCAGAGAAAAAGCATTTCATTTCCAAATCCTAGTAGTGCCTAAAAGTCTGCTCATTTCTATAAATCTTTTTGCAATTCAAGTATACATGAGAAATGAGTTAATATCTCAGATGTTCACTCAACTTTGAGTTGTTTacttaaaaagtcactcaactttaagTTGTTTACTttgaaagtcactcaactttgttttataactcaaaagtcatcCAACTATAacttagaaagtcacccaactatttatatttcacttagaaagtcactcaatcaATGTAAATAatcttttcattaaattttatcttaaactatttttaaagaaataataagatatctattttaattattttattgatccactccaattatttaattataatcttTCTATAAATAACGTAAAAAAcgtagcaaaaaaaaaacagctttTCGCTTCTAGTAATTATAAAACTAGAAATAAATTGTTAAAAGattaccaaaaagaaaaattggaatTGATAAGaagtataattaaaaaaaaggggcAGTAACGATcttctactattttttttaatgaaaaggtagtaaaaaaacaataattaaaataagtatcttatttatttttttaaataatttaattatttttcgtatttttacaaaatttaatgaaaagaatatttaaattgattaagtgactttctaagtgaaatataaattgttgggtgactttctaagtgaaacatcaatagttgagtgacttttgagttaaaaaacaaagttgagtgactttctaagtgaactaTTCAAAATTGAGTAACCATATGAGATATTATCTCtttaaatatgaaagaaaattacagtaattttatattttttaagaaagagTGAAAAGACTGTTTTGTCTAAAGGAGATACTTTTCTTGAACTTCAATCCTTTTAGGTTTATATGTACCAAGTTATAAATAGATTAACACGCGATCCGGATTTAGTCGGAGCTTCAATGTAGGCTCCGGACACCAggtgggaaacaaaaaaaaagcatTAAATCATATTCTCTTTTAGTCTTCGTGAGTATGGCAATGGGAACTCACATTCCAGAGGAAGAAATACTTATGGACATTCTCACCAAACTTCATGTTAAGTCTCTTTTTCGTTTTAAATGTGTTTCGAAATCTTGGAAGACATTATTCTGTCAAATTTAGACATCCACCATTGATACAAGCTCCATGAGAGCATCCTTCACAAGGTGGATCAACTTGGGGAAAAAGAAATCTGTTTTATTGAAGATGCCAATTTGTACTTTATATACAACACTTGTAACGTTGTGACTTAGCTAACTAATCTACTCAactaattagttaattaacaaACTAACAACTAACTAACAAATCAACAACTAAGCATGCTGACTCAGCATATAATTAGGCAGCAACTTATCTTAACACCCCCTCTCAAGTTGGAAGTGTGCTCTTTACATCCAACTTGCCAAGaatagttgaatgtttaattcATGTCAATGCTTTTGGTTAAGATGTTTGCGAGTTGTTTTGAAGTAGTGACATGATGCAGGGTCATGAGGCCATCATGTAGCTTGTTCCTCACAAAGTGACAGTCCACTTctatatgtttagttctttcatgAAACACTGGGTTTCTGGCAATATAAAGGGCTGACTGGCTGTCACAAAATACTGCATAAGGTGTAGAGGTTGGCACTGCTAGTTCTTTAAAGAGTCTATTCAACCGCACTAGTTCACCAACGACCTTTCTCAAAGATATGTACTTTGCTTCAGCTGAAGATAATGATACATTCTCTTGTTTCTTGGATTTCCAGCTGATTGGAGTGTTTCCCAGTAAAACGATGTACCCTGAAACTGATCTCCTAGAATCTGGGCATGCTGCCCAGTCAGAGTCACAAAAGGCTCTTACTATGCAGTCATGACTGTTAGACATGAAGATCTCAAGTGTGGGATCTCTTTTAATGTATCTTAGTAAATGAAAAATTGCATGTAAATTAGGTTCTCTGGGATCTTGTAGGAACTGACTTAAATGTTGTACTGCATAGGATATATCCAACTTTGTATTGGTGAGAAAATTCAGCTTCCCCACCAATTTTCTATAAAAAGTAGGATCTGAAAGAACTGTCCCTTCCTTGGCCTTCAACTTCACAGTGGGATCAAGAGGAGAAGGAGAACAGGGGCAATGCAAGCAATCAAACTCTTTCAAAAGATCTAGAGCAAACTTTCTTTGTGAAATCAGAACTCCATCAGATTTGTACAAAACCTCAAGGCCTAAGAAGTAATGCAACCTTCCCAAGTCCTTGATTTTGAATTGGTCATGTAAGAACTTCTTTAATGAATCTATTTCTGCAGAATCAGTACCTGTGAGTATAACATCATCCACATACACAGTTGATTTGTTGGAATTTTTGTAGAACAAGGAGTAGTCATTAACTGAATGAGTATATCCTCTAGAGTACAAGGCAGCAGTCACTTTTTCATACCACTGTCTACTAGTTTGTTTGAGGCCATAGAGTGATTTGTTCAGCTTGCAAACCAGACCTGGTGTATTAACCATTAGACCAGGAGGTGTTTCCATATAGACCTTCTCATCTAAGTCACCATGGAGAAAGGCATTGTTGACATCAAGTTGATAAATACTCCAGCCTCTTTTTACAGCAGTGGCAATCAAGGATCTCACTGTTGTCATTTTGACAACTGGTGAGAAGGTTTCCACATAATCAATTCCTTCTTGTTGAGTATAACCTTTGACAACTAACCTAGCTTTAAACCTTTCAATACTTTCATCTACCTTATGCTTCACCTTGTATACCCACTTACAACCTATGGCTCTCTTACCCAAAGGTAGTGGCAATAAATTCCAAGTGTGATTAGCATGTAGTGCCTCAAATTCCTGAGTCATGGCTGCTTGCCAAGCAAGATTAATGGTTGCTTCCTCATATGACATTGGTTCACTATCATGACATACACTTTGTAACAAAAACTGACTGTCAGGAGAGATAGCATCAGGGGTAATATGGTGATGGTTGGAGAACAAGGCATGTAAGGACAGGGAAGAGGTGTGTTGTTTAGGTGTAATAGTAGGTCAATGATAATCATTTAAATATGCAGGTGCTTTATGAGTCTTATTTGACTTTCTTGGAAGAGCGGGTTCATCAACAGTGTGAGTTATGGGATCATTGACATCAGGTGGTAAAGTAGTATCAAGTAGTGAGCTAGTATCCATAACACTTACACTTTCATGGTCATTTGAATAAGGTAGAGGTACATAGGTATCTTCACAATCAAAATGATGAGTAAGATGAGTAAGAGGACCAGGAGAAATGCAATGTAAAGATTTGGAAACAGAATCAAATGAGGCACCTTTGGGTGCATATGTAAATGGAAAAACAGTCTCATGAAATACCACATCTCTAGAAACATGAATCTTCCTGGTGACTAGGCTCAATACTTTGTATCCTTTTGTTCCAAATGGGTACCCTACAAAGATGTGAGGTGTTGTTCTAGGTTCGAATTTGGCCCTGTGAACTTTGGGTATAGTGGAATAACAAAGGCATCCAAAGCTCTTTAGAGCTGAATATAGGGGTTTTCTTTGGTATAGGACCTCAAAAGGACATTTTCCATGTAAGTAGTTAGAAGGTAACCTGTTTATTATGTGAGTGGATGTTAGGATGCACTCTCCCCAATATTTTTGAGGTAGGTGGGACTGGAACATCAAAGCTCTGGCTGTTTCTAATAGAtacttgtgttttctttcaaCTACACCATTTTATTGTAGTGTGTATGGGCAGGACTTTTGATGAATTATGCCTTTGAATTGGAAGTAAATAGTGGCTTCATTGTTTATGAATTATAAGCCATTGTCTGACCTAATGGTTTTCAGAGATGTGTCAAATTGGGTTTCAACCATGGAAATAAAAGCCTTGGTCACTTGGAGAGCATTGCTCTTGCAACTCAAAAGATGTGTCCACGTGGATCTATTGTAATCATCCACCATTGTGATGAAATATTTGTGGTTATCATGTGTGGGAGTGTGGTAGGGCCCCCAAAGATCCACATGCAGAAGTTCAAACAACCTTGTGGATTGAGTAGTGCTTTTGGAAAAGGGTAATCTGGTCTGCCTAGACATGGGACAAACTGGACAAAGAAATGGTTGTTTGGTTTTAAAATTTACTGGTATAGAATCTATGGTTCTTATTTTTGCAAAAGGTAGATGACCAAGCATGTTGTGCCACAACAAATCTGCATTATTTCTAGGATATAAAACTGAATTCAGGACAATGTGTTCATTATTATTACATGAAATGGAGCTAGTTATAGGGGAATATAAAAGACATGAATGAGAAGAGGATGCATGATTATTCATTACAGAATTAGAAATGGAAAAACATGAGGCATTGGTAGCTCTTCTAGCACTGCTATCTATGAAACATCTTGAGCACAAGAAGTACAGTCCATCCCTGCACTTACCAATCTCCTGAGGCCTCTTCATTGAAAAGGCCTGCAATAGACAAGCAGTGTCAGTGAATGTTATAATGCTCTTTAAGGGAACAGTGAGGGAATGTATGGAGATTAGATTGAATTTGAATGAAGGCACATACAACACTTTATACAATGTTATCTTGGGTGTAAAAGTTACATCTCCTAGTTTAGTCACTTTTACTTTGTATCCATTTGGTAGGCTTATCAAGATATGGTATGGCAAAGGTCTAATGTTTGTCATGAAGGATCTGTGAAAAGTCATGTGGTTCGATGCCCCTGAATCTAGGATCCATAAATCAGATTTTGATTTAAAATGTTTACATGAAAGCTTACCGACATTAATTGAGGATGTACAAACTACATTACCTGCAAAGTTCAGAGAACCATTTCCCACATCAGGATTATCTGCAATTGCTCCAACATTGTTCACTTGGAAATGATGAAGCATGGTCATAACATTGTGGTATTGTTCTCTTGACAAGCTTACACTGTCATTTGCATCCACCTTTGTTTGATTAACCCCTTCATTGAGCATTGAGTCAACTGGTGTACTATGGACATTTCCTGCAACTTGTTGTCCAGAATTGAACTTGTAATTGTAGTTGGGATTAGAGTTGTATGCCTAGTTGTTTCTATTGAAATGTTGGTTAGAATTAGGATTTCTGGGATACTGAGGAGAAGGATTCTGTTTGCCATGTTCATTTTGAGTACTTTGGGGGTATCCGTGTAGTTTATAACAATTTTGCATTATGTGTCTTGTTCTTTTGCAGAAATTGCAAAACAACTTAGATTTGTCCACATAATTCCCAGCAGACGAGCGTCCTGTGTTGCTAGTGGAACCACAATTGAAATTTCTGGATCCTGAAGAACTAGCGTTAA
The Solanum stenotomum isolate F172 chromosome 12, ASM1918654v1, whole genome shotgun sequence DNA segment above includes these coding regions:
- the LOC125849058 gene encoding senescence-associated carboxylesterase 101-like, encoding MTQFFIFLFHRFSSGQELANLLVSSDLLHHSWFTISDLRNHPYLNNPILVKVYPYHSNGAIVAFVSSPTCTLPKEMVSSEDLEGSQSPFEFISTKRNPHFSVNKAAITLFASLLNELSALKEQLGNVSPLIITGVSLGGSVASLFTLWLLKDNNERPTCITFGSPLLGDSGLQQAISERPSWNSSFLHIVSNHDPIPRSLISPTNVFAGSIPQSCIYNPFGMFLLCSDSDCSCFEEPESVLDIMMEMNLNSQHQDNPFLAFDYEQVLERLKRRVIFKGASQLFSVDQLQAGIDLQLEAIGIGGQTSNMNPLRTKVKKRVEESFAKKRNAFDPGKKLNKMKESMAWLEWYKKVTLKEGGYYDSFKRSENRGRDAVKSRQEIVKHQRVLTKYWEKMVAEVENMPQREETTFRTRWLYAGTNYRRMVEPLDIAEYYMKSGNIDYVKLGRSEHYKKLEEWRKEDNPSGSGNYRRNSVSLTEDSCFWAYVEEAIINSKRLREGSLEEKENATEHLVNFGEYVMKMIWSYSVSSEIFQPQSSFRNWWQEYRQDILSCLSNLPLAIYMENREYESYA